One segment of Desulfosudis oleivorans Hxd3 DNA contains the following:
- the thiM gene encoding hydroxyethylthiazole kinase: MNEHEFAQKTIAIRRKVREQRPLVHHITNFVVMNITANVTLAVGASPVMAHAHEEVKEMAAFAGALNLNIGTLTPYWIDAMVMAGKVAEQRGIPIVLDPVGSGATPLRTGAAKKILAEVGVNVIRGNASEVMSLFADKETVNIRGVDSLETVDAVRHEAGLLAGELEKVVAVTGPVDIVTDGTRTLEVHNGTPMFGRVTGTGCSATTVISCFCAVEPDLLVASAAALGYYGLAGEEAARISNGPGSFQAALLDTLYNLPEKIIQEKLRIREVLP, translated from the coding sequence ATGAACGAACATGAATTTGCCCAAAAAACGATAGCCATACGACGTAAGGTCAGAGAACAGCGGCCACTGGTTCACCACATCACCAACTTTGTGGTGATGAACATAACGGCCAACGTGACCCTTGCCGTCGGGGCCTCGCCTGTCATGGCCCATGCCCATGAAGAAGTAAAGGAGATGGCGGCCTTTGCCGGCGCTCTCAACCTGAACATCGGCACACTTACGCCCTACTGGATAGACGCCATGGTCATGGCCGGAAAAGTCGCGGAACAGCGCGGTATACCCATTGTGCTTGACCCGGTGGGATCAGGGGCAACCCCCCTTCGGACCGGGGCCGCAAAAAAAATCCTTGCCGAGGTGGGGGTAAATGTTATTCGGGGAAACGCGTCTGAGGTGATGTCCCTGTTTGCAGATAAAGAAACCGTCAACATCCGCGGCGTGGATTCGCTTGAAACCGTGGATGCGGTCCGCCACGAAGCGGGCCTGCTGGCAGGAGAATTAGAAAAAGTCGTTGCCGTCACCGGCCCGGTGGACATCGTCACGGACGGAACCCGAACCCTTGAGGTTCACAACGGAACCCCCATGTTCGGCCGGGTCACCGGCACCGGCTGTTCCGCCACCACCGTGATCTCCTGCTTCTGCGCCGTTGAACCGGACCTTCTGGTGGCAAGTGCCGCGGCCCTGGGATACTACGGCCTTGCCGGTGAGGAGGCCGCCAGGATATCGAACGGACCGGGAAGCTTTCAGGCGGCCCTGCTTGACACCCTTTATAACCTGCCGGAAAAAATCATACAGGAAAAACTGCGCATCAGAGAGGTCTTGCCATAA